A stretch of DNA from Trichomycterus rosablanca isolate fTriRos1 chromosome 1, fTriRos1.hap1, whole genome shotgun sequence:
caggcgacacagctcccgatcacgttttaaatccgtgatctgatatacaatctatcgcactgtgtagggaacataaccaattgtctaattcactataataataataataatacattttatttatatatctagtgcactgtgtagcgaacataaatccgtgatttgATACacattctagtgcactatgtagggaactttaatgtgtttgtaccGCGAACAGTGAgcataatagcccagttagcagcttctAAGAATTCTGTTATCACCCGTATATCctctggtgtgtgcaagaggtttttttatttctttttttcccttcggaggttgttacctttttcttcttgttgttcttacctccctgaaatgagtttttgcaacttagaatgtctgctttgtagtgttaaactttatatttgttgtggaactactttttggcggaaggtattgtcaatattaaagcatatttattatgaaattcagggcttctttgatttattttctttctttcttttgtaaaaactgttgtataaaagcaatagaacactcgaggtcgtgtgttatcgcgaataacatcacggctgtgatggtctacggcactcgccttcggctcgtgcctacgaccgaatcacagccgtgatgttattcgcgataacacactccctctcgtgttctattgcttaagtagAGCATCACAGTGCCACTGCAAGTATGAGCTTGCAGCGGAGCTTTAGGGTCCTGGATTCAATCAAAAATAGATTAATATCCTTTTCTCTTGCATCAGGCTTTGGATGAATAATCAGCATAGCAGTGACCAGGATAAGGATGtctaacataaataaatgcagtacaGTCATGTGTGGTTTGGGAGTCTGTTTTTTCAAGCACATTTGTTCACAAAAGTACCAGATGTAAAGAGAGATCATGTTCAGCAGTAGTCAGAAAACCCTTTCTTTGGAATGACTAGTGGCCAGTGTATAAAAAGTGTGAACAGAGTGTAGGAAAACTAGGAAAATATAACTAACCTTAATGTATTAACTAGAAATAGTCAAAACACAGGCACCAATAATAGACTAATGAAGATTCACATGTTTAAAATGCAGGCAGAATTTTACCCTCCAGCGTGTGCAGAAGTTTTCCAGTTGCAATGTCAAAAATATTAATGATTCCATCAATGGCACCACTGGCTAAGTACTTTCCATCTGGGCTCTGCAAGAGgaggaaagagaaagagagacacTTTATATACTATCCTCTTTTGGTAggctacacacacatatacatacagtgaatACAGTCTACACACCTTTGGTAAAATGGCAGAAAAAAGACAGATCCAGATAAATGATTTTAGACTTAATAAAATCTGTAATCTATAATCTGTGCAATTgaactgtttatatttatttattaggattttaatgtcatgttttacacactttggttacattcattataAAAACCGTAGTtagtcattacacaagattcatcagttaaagtttaatgtcaaacacagtcatggacagttttgtatcttcaattcacctcacttacatgtctttggaatgttggaggaaactggagctcctgggggaacatgcaaactccacacagaaaggaccaggactgcTCCACCAGGGAAaccttttttgctgtgaggtgacggtgctacccaccaagccgaaATCGTTTTGCAGGGGACAATAAAAacgtaaaataatgtggttgcataagcAGGCACATTCTCTTATAATTGTTGATGTGGCTGTGTTCAGATTAAACAAAATACATTCAAACTCATGGTAAATTGACAGTCAGTGACACCTGCCATCAATTAAAGTCTCTGACTCTGATTATATATAAAGTTCAGCTCTTCTAATAGGATTTTCCTGATATTTTCTTAGTTGCAGCTTACAGCAAAAGCTATGGTTCACACAAAGCTTACAAAGTATCAAAGGGATCTCATTTGATAACAAAGGTCACTTTATTATAAAACCCTTTGTTTCTGAAATGGgatgtcaggtgtccaaatacattttgccatatagtgtatgtctggTCTGTGGGGTATGTGGCAAGAACAACATCCAAGCCTGGCTATATTGTGCAAACACCTACATCAAGTTTaccaaaagcatgtggaaaAATGCATTATGGTCTGATGAACTTTTTGCCCAGAATTCcaaaaaacaataatgaacacCATCATACCTACAGTGAcgtatggtggtggcagcattaagcTTTGAGgctgtttttcttcagtattagaTATAGCGTGTGCACATTTATGCAAACACATTATATATTAGGGTGAAAGTTACCACCAGGGAtctatcagttcaatactgggGTTGACACTGACCAACTTTAAGATCTAATGTCCAGTATTTCCTATTCAAATCCCTGTTTCTTGTGTGCAATATAAATGGATTGGTTCTTGCATGTGAACAAAGGACTCATACAAGTCCACTTCTATTGTGCTTGTGTCTTTCAAAACTCACGCAAAGCATACAGGTAGACTACTTGGCTACATTTTGTACAGATAAAAATGGATGATCTTACATAGGCGATACTCAGAATGAACTTCCCCCTGGTGTCCAGCGAGTATTCCTTCTTTCCACTCTCAACGCCAAAGATGTTAACCTTGCCAAGATGACTGCCTGTGGCGATGTATTTGGAGTCGGGGGAGAAAGCTACCGACCAGGCATCAACTAAGAAAGACAGTCCAGAAGAAAACAAGGCATAATGTCAGACTATTGCACACCTGCACATGCATCATGAAAGCCCCATGTGCCTTGTGTTCCTTATACTATGCTATTGTGTTAAATGTAGAGAATACATCAGCTCTTTACCAAGTCTCACATCtaacaatatttatataatgCTGTCTGCTGCCTTACCTGGGCCTGCATCCATGGATTTGAACTGTTTGCCTGATTCCAAGTCCCAGAGGCGGATGTGAGCATCCAGGGAGCTGGAGGCGGCAAAAGCACCATTCTGGCTGATGTCTACAGATACCACACCGAGCTGGTGACCCTCCAGAGTCCACTGAAGCTCCAACTTTTCATCTGACCTGAGAGTAtttaaaaacagtattaaaatgctACCAAAAATCAATTgcaacaaaccagatatcagaagaaaaataaaaggatGTATGGCAATAAGTAACTGTACATCTACCATAGTAATTTATGAATACTTAATATAGTATAAAATGCTTACATAATAAATATTCAAGTGTCAGCAACACAGACAAGATGAATTCAATATAATTACAATCCACCAAGAATACATTACCATTTCCATACTTTCACCGTGTCGTCCAGAGAACCAGTGACAATAGTTTCTGATCCATCCTTTTCACTTTTTCCCCATGCTGCCGTCCATATGGCATCTTCATGGGCTACAGAAACAAAGGCGCAGGGACTTAGAAGTACTCCCAACAGCTTTGGGAAACATTTGCTTATGCAGATTAAAAAGCTGGTAAACAGAACAAGCACAAAACTACATTAAGTATTAATCAGACATTCCATGTGTGTTTCATGAAGTGGAACTTACCATGCTCCTGCTTAAATAAAATGCTGTACTgaaatgaacaggaaaagaaacACAGTGTAAGaaacatacaaaaacactaaatgcGACACAGAACACTGAAAATTTACAATTACGAATAAATACTTCAGGGCGCAATTAAGTTAGGTCAAACAGAATAATTAAGAGCGTGTATTGTGAAACACAGTCAAGCCTCA
This window harbors:
- the skic8 gene encoding superkiller complex protein 8 encodes the protein MSTQYSILFKQEHAHEDAIWTAAWGKSEKDGSETIVTGSLDDTVKVWKWSDEKLELQWTLEGHQLGVVSVDISQNGAFAASSSLDAHIRLWDLESGKQFKSMDAGPVDAWSVAFSPDSKYIATGSHLGKVNIFGVESGKKEYSLDTRGKFILSIAYSPDGKYLASGAIDGIINIFDIATGKLLHTLEGHAMPIRSLTFSPDSQLLVTASDDGYIKIYDVQHANLAGTLSGHASWVLNVAFSPDNKNFVSSSSDKSVKVWEASTRACVNTFFDHQDQVWSVQYNSNGSKIISAGDDKAIHIYDCPM